One Candidatus Nitrotoga arctica genomic window, CGCCTTGCCACGTCAGCTGGCAATTGATGCGTTTGCAGCAGCGTTTGCTCGCCACCGCGGACATAGCGGTAGTCGGTAGCGCTGGAATGGATCTCCGCAGCGAAGCAGCACATGCCTACCACATGCACTCGCAAATCCAGGCCAGGCACATAAGCCTGAAACTGCACCGGCAAATCGCGCAGTATCGGCAGCCGAGCGGCGCTGATCTCGTCCAGTTCCCGCACGATGGATCGCACTCCGCTAATTGACTTAAAAATTACCCGTCCGTATGCACGCAAGAAAGCGCGAGCTTCATCAGCGGAATTGGTGATCAGCGTATCTGGCACCATAAAGCCGGCCTCGCCGATCCACTGGGCTTGCATAGGTTTGGAGTTGTTGGAGTTCATGGCGCGAGGCCGATTCACTACGAGCGCCGGGGCGACGTCGAGCCAGGCAACAAAAGTGTCGAACATCTGGTTCGCACGCTGCGCGGCGCTGGGATCCTGCCATTGACGTCCGGGCGACAAGGGCCGGGCATAAACGCTGCTGATCGACTCCAACGGTAGGGTCTCTCCAGCGGAGTGCAGATAGCCGGTCAGCCCCATCGCTCCGACATCCAGCTGCAAGCCGTCCCGATCAAGAGCGCGCAGATCGACAAAGCGGTAAGGCATCTCCCGCTCTTGCAGGGCTTGCAACACGAGCGTGATCGGCGGGTCGTCTTCCTGGCCAAGGATGACAATCATGTCAGCGCCTCTGCCGCGGCTCGTGCATTGGGACTTGCCACCGCGTTAACGCGGTGCGTCACCCACCGCGCGACCGCCCTCACCTCACCCAACGATGACAGGGCTGGTTGCGCGTCGACGCTACATAGAAGCGGCGCTGTAGGGGTGCCCCGAAATCCTAAGGACAGCAAGGCAAAACCAAGCTTCTCCGCCATTCCGTGACACGCACGCACGAACGGTGCCGGCCAATTAGACTTGACTGACCCCCATAGTTCTATCGGCGTGCGAAGTACTGCGAAGTCTTCCGGTGCCGATGGCCCCGTGGCCAGGGCGAACCCACATTGTCTTGCTACGGCTACCCAGTGCAGGTGATGTAACGCCGGGATCACTGACCCATGGCGGCACATCGGGGGCTCGGCGCGCTCGCCCAGTTCGGCCAGCCAGCTTGCCACCAATGCATGCAGCTCGGCGGCGGCATAGTCTCGGTCTTGCGTGGTGCTTGCCCTAAAGGCAGCTTGCGGCAGCAGCCGGATGCGATTCCACACGAAGCCGATTTGGTTGCCTTCGAGACGACGATCACCATGCCATTGTAGAAGTGTACGCGCGCGGCCCTGCTCATCCAGTCGCTGCGACCAAAATGCCTGACCTAACCACTCAGGACGAAGTACCATTAGGCGATGATCTAAGATTGGTGCGAGTACACTTGCGACAGCCTGAGCCCCTGCATCCAACGCGTGCGCCAAGATCACTAATTGCATTATGGCAGGTTGTCAAATGCGACTTTGGCGTCGCGATCCCCATCGGCCATTCGTAGCTGCAGTTCAGCTACCGCCGGGTTAGCCTGCGCCTGCCCGACCAAATCGGGTCGCAGTTCCGCACCAATGAAAGGTTGCGCCGTTCCGCCTGCCTGGCCCATTTCCAGTGTGAGGAGGCGCGCTTCCAGCATGGCCAGATGCTGTTGCAGCAACTCGTTTTCACCGTAAAACTCGACCCCGGCGCCGGGATCGCCCGGCATACTCATACCCCTATTTCCCAAGTCACCTAGACCGCCTGGGCGCTCGAATACGTCCTTGCCGCCCTTGCCCTCCGAAACGTCCTTACGGTCCTTGACTGCTTCCTTGACGATTTCCTTGCCATCCTTTCGCAGCTCCTTGCCTTCTTTGGCGGCGTCCTTCCGCTCCTTGAGCATTTCCTTCATATCTTTGCGGGTATCCTTCAGGTCCTTGCTCAGTTCCTTGCTGTCCTTGATTTCCTTGCGGACGTCCTTCAAATCCTTCGACACCGCTTTGCAGGTCACTGCGATCTTGGCCGTCATGGTCGGGCCTGACGCAGAAATTTGTGTCACCGAGATACAGGTTACCTGGTTGGCGTACGAGTTAGAGTTGGGGGCGCTTCCACCACTAAAGTTGCCATTTGCGCTGGCGCCCGGGTAGGGGTCACCAGCGTCGCCGCGGTTATGGGCCAGTTCCATATCGCGCTTGTTGTCAGCTTGCACGAGACTCACCTTGTAGTGGTTCTCGTCGGTATTGCCAGGCTGGGCCTCGTCAATGTGCCAGATCAGCAGGCCCTCGCCCGGCAGCCCGGCGTCAAAGCCGACGCGCTGCCGATTCTCCAACAGGAAATACTCATTGCCACCGCCACCGCTCTTCCACAGGCGGTACACGCTGCGAGCGGTCTTGACATCCGGGATCGACAAGGTACTGCTACCGGTGACGTTGTTGACCGAAACCCAGCCCTGATTGGCCTTGCACCAGGCGCTCGGATGGGAGGGAATATCGCCGCCACCGTTCCACGAACCACCGGCCATCAGGCACCAGTCGCCAATGCCCTCAGATGTGTCGTCGGTATCATAGAGGTCAGGAAAACCGAACAACAAGTGACCCAATTCGTGTGCGCAAACGCCCAGCTTGGCATCCTGCGGGATCGTCAGATAAGCGAATATTTGCTTGCCATCCACGGCCATTGCTGACGGCAGAGTCCATTTGTGCGACCAGATGTCACTGGAATTGCCAGTTTGTTCGCCACCGGAGCCGGCATGCACGATAATGAAGGCATCAACGAAGCCATTGCCATCGTTGTCATAGAGGCCAAAATTGACGCTAGGGTTGGCTGCAGTGGCCGCGTCTTGCGCCATGATATTGGCGCGTGGCGTGCCGCTGGGGCGGCCAATGCCGAAGTTGCCATTCGCGTACCAAGCCAGGGTTTGCGGTAAAGTGAACGGACCGACTACCTCGCCGGCGATATCGACCAGACCCCCACTGATATCACGGTAATACTCCTTGACCGATCCATGTGGCATCACGCTGGTGGAGAAGAACAAGTCATTGAAATACGCTGCGGTGCTTCCAAAGGCATGATCGGAGAACTGGACCAACACTACAATCACACGCAACGTGCCACGTAACGGCGCGCGCTCCGCCGCCGCCGAGCGGATCGACCTCATGGGCGTACCGAGCGGGTACTGATCGGGCGGAATGATGACCCCATCGTCGAATCCCAATTGCCGCGGGCCGCGGCTTAATCCCATGACCGCGCCAAGGACGCCCCCCGCTTTGCCGCGCGCCGTCGCCAGTTCGGCCTTAAGCTTTTCACGCAGTTCGGGGCTGGGCGCGACGGCGCAGAAGTCCGACCACACGGCAGACCATGACGCGCAACATGCAGCGTTCTTACGACCGTTGTTTTTATCCATGACTGTCATCTCCAAGAGTGAAATGGCGTGCAAGAGGCGCGCCGGTTAATAGATTAAATAAACTGGCTGACTTAAGTCTCAATACAGTAAAGAACAAGTAATTCAAACATTCTTAAAAATCCTTTAACGGCTCAGACGGTTCCATTAATCACCCGGTAATACTTAGTAGCTGAATGGTTAATTTACGCTTGTGTGAAACTTTGTATTGTTCTATTTTGAAGTCCCTAAAATAAGTAGAATTCGGTAACCGTCCTACTGCTAATTTTCCAATCACTTTTTTCATAATATATTCCCTTGATTTTAAGCTTTAGACAGAAACGAAATATTTTCAATGTTGTATTCGATTATGAAGTGATCTGAAAAAAATAATATAAGCAAAATCTTTATTTTTAACTATTACATGCAAGTTGTTCTCACTTTGAACTATTGATCCGGCACGAATTATTCATGAAGCCGCGTAGGCGACTTTTGGGTCGCGGAAATAACGGCGCACGCGTTCGGGGTTTTGCTCAAGCATGATCATGTGATCAGTCGCAGCAGCTCTGAGTTTTGCCTTGGTGCGCACTGGCACCTTTGAAGTGATGACGTGCTTGAGATCCGCATTCAGTCTTTCTTCGGGGTTGAGTTCAGGGCTGTAGCTGGGCAAGTAGAACAACTCGATTTTCTGTGCGTTCTCGGCAGCCCAAGCCTTTACAGGTTTGCTGTGATGAACTCTCAAGTTGTCCAGTATCAGAAACACCTTGCGGTCTGTATCCTTGATGAGCGCCTCCAGAAATTCAATGAGCTTGTCGGAGTTAAATGCCTCATCAATAATCATCCAGCGCGTTTTACCCTGATTGGTTACCGTCGCAATCATCGATAGCTTGTGGCGCGTGCCGCCTACTGCGAACGTCACAGGTGTCTTGCCCACCGGCGCATAGCTCCTGCCTCTGACATCCGTGTTGACTAGCGCCGTCTCGTCGCCCCAGTGAATTTCCGCACCTTCTGTTTTTGCTCTGGCTTCAATGGCCGGATATTGTTCATCAAGCCAAGCCTGGACGGCTTCAGGCCGCTGCTCGTATGCTTTTTTAATGGGTTTTTGTGGTGTAAAACCCCAACGTGCCAAGTAGTTGCCTACTGCCCGAATAGACAGCTTGATACTGTGCGCCAGCTCAATGTGCTGGCGCACAGCGGGCCTGCTCCATAGCGCAAAATCCATCTTGAGTTGTTCGGGGCGTCTGTCGCAGATGGTTTGTTGAATCGCCAGCTCTTGGCTAATCGTCAAGCGACGTCCACTGCCAGGTTTTTTACCCCGAACGCCGGGCTTGAGTGCCCCCGAACCTTCAGCCTTATACAACCGCAGCGCCGTATTGACTGCCGTCCAGCTCAGTCCCGTTTGCACCACGATCTCCATCACCGCCACACCTTTGCGGTGCATACGTATGACTTGCTTGCGTCGTTCATGCAGTACTTCTCGCGACTGCTTGCGGGCATCTTCTTTTTCCATACTCCATGGACATCGAAAATCAAGAAAAGTTCACTTATAAATCGTGCCGGGTCTATAGCTCTGATTCACGAATGAGGAAAGCCGGAAGAAATGGAGTCCAACGTTTCTGTAAAATATAAAGGGGAGGATCGAAATGGAACGAGACACCATAGGAATTTACTCGCGGGAATTTTGGGCGCAGGCGGTACGTCTGCATGAGGTGTAAATTCAACCTTACATTTGTACTAGCTCAGACATGACTTTACAGTTACCGAATTCTAGTGAGTTTTATTATTTTAATAGTTGAGCCATTCGTCTAGATTTTTATGTAAGGTTTCTATATCAGAATAAAGTTTTTGGAGGTTGGACCAACATCCCTATCGCCTAACCAACCCTCCTAATAACGTATTTGAAATAGATAATTGAGATACTAGCAGGGATATCACGCCCATCTCGTAACGCTGTTCGTACAAGTACATAATGTAAGTGTTGTACAAAAAAACCGCTTGCTTACTATATGAGTAATGTCACGCCAGTTTAATTTTAGTATCAGGACTTTTATTTAATCCACGACGCTTGCGATTAATAAATTTTGGAAAACCATAGGTACACAGAGTTCCTGATAACGACAAAATGACGATCGAAATGGACAAATTAGAAGCGGTTTTTCATCTGTAGCTAATGACTGCTTTTCGGTCAAAACCAGCACTGAATGATTCAGTTTCTACTTCTGCATCCGACCCGAATTTAATCCATGGGGCGTGGTGAGTTGGCGTTGCTGTTTTGAGTTGATTGGTTACTTGAACCCCATAATTGTCACTCCTTTACTGGGAGTTCAAGGTGTCTCTATCACATGAATTTTGTTGATTTTCAGTAATATGACATCTGGGGATACTGCATCTAATAACCAAACTTAATAATCAAACGGTTAATAAAAAGTGACACGGTTCATTATTATTAATAGTACTGACCGATGGGTCTGTATATAATTAAACTAGCCCTTGAGAACTCAACCTACCGTGATCGCTATGAAAAAATTTTCCGAACGCCTTAGCAATTTTGGTTTGTTTTGCTGCTTGCGCTCTTTATTGCAACCACATCTGATGCGGAGGAGTCGCCCCCATGGAGCGAGGCAGAAAGCCTACCAGCTTTTGTATCAATAGAAACTTTTTGTACTAATAGGACTGAACGAGCATATCTATACAGGCTACATCTCCGTGGATATGAATAACAGCATTTCCTTGCAGGAGACAAAAGAGACATTCGCTGGAAATGCGATGATGGATAAAAGCCACCCATATAGTAATTCCTTAACGAAGAAAATTTCTGCCGAACTTGATCTGAGATACGACTTATTATGGTGATCGGAACACACGAGGTAGCTTGGTCCTACTGCTTGATGGTAAACCGGTTACGTCACCGCGTATTTCTAACCGCGACCACAATCACAAGTGGCCACCGGTCTATAAACTTGCCTTCCAGTCACAATAATCCGTGATTTGTTTTTAAAATTTCTGGCATACAAGAAAGGCGGACCATCTTGAATATTTTGACTCACCTAAGTCGACTAATGCTAATTGGGTTGTTTCTTTGTGGTCATTCATTTACTGCGCTTGCACAGTCTGCATCTTCGAAATCCACTATCGAAGTCAAACATCCACAATTAGCGCTACAGACAACGCACAATGGCGATGTCAACTTCGCTGCCCCAGCTCCTAATGGATACGCTATCGCCACCGCTGGAGAGGATTGGAACGTAAAGATATGGGACGCCCTAACTGGTCGCGTAAAGCAAACACTGATTGGGCATACCGCACCTGTAATAAGTGTGTTGTTTTCACCGGGCGGCAATCAGCTCGCTAGCCTCGACATTGGCGGCATCGCAAACGTGTGGGACACAACGAGCGGAGCCATTATCTTTTCGCTCATCGACCCAGAACGATTTCCGGCGTCGGCAATTGCATACTCAAATAGCGGTGATCTAATTGCAGTAGCAGTCGGAAATGGTAGAGAGTTTCCTGGGCTTATCAGAGTATGGGATGCAGAGAAGCGCGCAGTGAGGTTTACGATAGATGAAGGTAGTGAAGGAATCAATTTTATTATCTTTTCTGCCGAGGATAAATTTCTCTTTTCGGGAGGAAAGGACAGGATGGTCAAAGTATGGAATGCACACACTGGGGAGAGGGTTGCGCAGTGGGAAGCGCATTCTGATGAAGTATCATCTATTGCGCTTTCAAAAAGTGGCGATCTACTTGCTACGAGTAGCCCTGATGGCACTGTAAAAGTCTGGACGGCAAGTACTGGTGTGCTTCAACGATCTATTGGTGGAGAAGCTGGCATGAAGAACAATGTCAGCTTTTCGAAGGATAGTCGTAATCTGGCCGTCGGAAATTCTGAAGTGCGAATTTATGATTTGGCGAATGGCGCACTGAAAGCCACCATGGAGAAAAAAACGCTATCTTCAACAGGCATTTTCTACACACCATCAGGCAATATGATTGGCAATATTGGAGTTGAAACTGGCGATGGTGTACCAAGTACAGAAGTTTTTCTATGGAATCCTGATTCCGGCAAGTTCTTGCAAAAATTGGATGGCTACCGTTTAGGTATTGTCTCCGTCCTTGCTTTACCCACTAGAGATGTATTCGTTAGCGCGAATGTTGACCGAGAAGTTGCGTTTTGGAGCCTAACTAACGGCAAGAAGGTGCGGACAATAAAAATGCCAGAAGAGATCAAGTCGCTTGCACGTTCACACAATAGCAAGAGTCTTGCGATAAGCGGCGGTGATTTTGGAAAGACGGGATCAATATCTATCCTAAACGTAGCGACCGGTAAGATAATAAGATCACTTAACGGGCACTTGGCACCTGTCCGGGAAACAGTATTTTCGTCAGATGACAGCCGGCTAATCAGTTGTAGCGAAGACGGCTCAATCAAAATATGGAACGTCAAGCAGTGGACGGAGGAAAAAACAATTAAACTTGGCACGTCGCCCGTGCTCTCGGTTGTACTATCCAGTGATTCTCAAATTCTGTTTGCGGGCAGCCTAGATGGGACAGTCAAAGTCATAAATATGGATTCTGGGGAAGTGGTCAATACACTGAGAGGCCAGACCTCCGGTGTCTATACCGTTGCCATATCCCCAAACGGAAAGATTTTAGCCTCTGCTGGTTCTAATACAAGTAAAGTAAATATTTGGGATATTAGTAAGGTCGCTAAACTTAAGTTGGCTATCAAGGATAGTTTGTTTAGCCCAACTTCAATACGGTTTCTTGGTGACGATAACATAGCAGTGAGTAACGCAAATGGGAGAGTGTTACTCGTAAATGTTGAGAGTGGGCTCGTGCAAAAGCTTACAGATCATGATCTGAATGCCTCATCCGTTGTGATGGACGGCAGATACGTTCTTACAGCTAGTCATGATCGCACTATTCAGCTAGTAAACATAACGAATAGTCGCACACTTGTTACTTTCTACGACCCGCCGCATGCTGGTGTAAATGCTGGTTCATCATTGAAAAGTAACGAATTTCTATCTATTGACTCAGCCGGCTTCTATACCGCATCGCGTGAGACAGAAAAACATTCAGTAGTCAAAATTGACGGGGAGCTATCCTCTATCAAAGAATTGCATTCGAGTAACTTTCGGCCTGCGCGAATAGCTAAGGAGTTGTCAAAACGTTAAGTGTTGTCTCGTGCCACCACGGCTCGTACCCTTTCATAGTCAAGGCAAAATTTTTTATAGCAACAACGATGGTTTAAAAGTTTAAG contains:
- a CDS encoding ATP-grasp domain-containing protein, whose amino-acid sequence is MIVILGQEDDPPITLVLQALQEREMPYRFVDLRALDRDGLQLDVGAMGLTGYLHSAGETLPLESISSVYARPLSPGRQWQDPSAAQRANQMFDTFVAWLDVAPALVVNRPRAMNSNNSKPMQAQWIGEAGFMVPDTLITNSADEARAFLRAYGRVIFKSISGVRSIVRELDEISAARLPILRDLPVQFQAYVPGLDLRVHVVGMCCFAAEIHSSATDYRYVRGGEQTLLQTHQLPADVARRCVDLSQALDLPLAGIDLRQRPDGQYLCFEVNPMPAYSYYESHTGLPISLALADLLGSATSAPSHHASY
- a CDS encoding M6 family metalloprotease domain-containing protein, whose translation is MDKNNGRKNAACCASWSAVWSDFCAVAPSPELREKLKAELATARGKAGGVLGAVMGLSRGPRQLGFDDGVIIPPDQYPLGTPMRSIRSAAAERAPLRGTLRVIVVLVQFSDHAFGSTAAYFNDLFFSTSVMPHGSVKEYYRDISGGLVDIAGEVVGPFTLPQTLAWYANGNFGIGRPSGTPRANIMAQDAATAANPSVNFGLYDNDGNGFVDAFIIVHAGSGGEQTGNSSDIWSHKWTLPSAMAVDGKQIFAYLTIPQDAKLGVCAHELGHLLFGFPDLYDTDDTSEGIGDWCLMAGGSWNGGGDIPSHPSAWCKANQGWVSVNNVTGSSTLSIPDVKTARSVYRLWKSGGGGNEYFLLENRQRVGFDAGLPGEGLLIWHIDEAQPGNTDENHYKVSLVQADNKRDMELAHNRGDAGDPYPGASANGNFSGGSAPNSNSYANQVTCISVTQISASGPTMTAKIAVTCKAVSKDLKDVRKEIKDSKELSKDLKDTRKDMKEMLKERKDAAKEGKELRKDGKEIVKEAVKDRKDVSEGKGGKDVFERPGGLGDLGNRGMSMPGDPGAGVEFYGENELLQQHLAMLEARLLTLEMGQAGGTAQPFIGAELRPDLVGQAQANPAVAELQLRMADGDRDAKVAFDNLP
- a CDS encoding IS630 family transposase — protein: MEKEDARKQSREVLHERRKQVIRMHRKGVAVMEIVVQTGLSWTAVNTALRLYKAEGSGALKPGVRGKKPGSGRRLTISQELAIQQTICDRRPEQLKMDFALWSRPAVRQHIELAHSIKLSIRAVGNYLARWGFTPQKPIKKAYEQRPEAVQAWLDEQYPAIEARAKTEGAEIHWGDETALVNTDVRGRSYAPVGKTPVTFAVGGTRHKLSMIATVTNQGKTRWMIIDEAFNSDKLIEFLEALIKDTDRKVFLILDNLRVHHSKPVKAWAAENAQKIELFYLPSYSPELNPEERLNADLKHVITSKVPVRTKAKLRAAATDHMIMLEQNPERVRRYFRDPKVAYAAS
- a CDS encoding WD40 repeat domain-containing protein, giving the protein MNILTHLSRLMLIGLFLCGHSFTALAQSASSKSTIEVKHPQLALQTTHNGDVNFAAPAPNGYAIATAGEDWNVKIWDALTGRVKQTLIGHTAPVISVLFSPGGNQLASLDIGGIANVWDTTSGAIIFSLIDPERFPASAIAYSNSGDLIAVAVGNGREFPGLIRVWDAEKRAVRFTIDEGSEGINFIIFSAEDKFLFSGGKDRMVKVWNAHTGERVAQWEAHSDEVSSIALSKSGDLLATSSPDGTVKVWTASTGVLQRSIGGEAGMKNNVSFSKDSRNLAVGNSEVRIYDLANGALKATMEKKTLSSTGIFYTPSGNMIGNIGVETGDGVPSTEVFLWNPDSGKFLQKLDGYRLGIVSVLALPTRDVFVSANVDREVAFWSLTNGKKVRTIKMPEEIKSLARSHNSKSLAISGGDFGKTGSISILNVATGKIIRSLNGHLAPVRETVFSSDDSRLISCSEDGSIKIWNVKQWTEEKTIKLGTSPVLSVVLSSDSQILFAGSLDGTVKVINMDSGEVVNTLRGQTSGVYTVAISPNGKILASAGSNTSKVNIWDISKVAKLKLAIKDSLFSPTSIRFLGDDNIAVSNANGRVLLVNVESGLVQKLTDHDLNASSVVMDGRYVLTASHDRTIQLVNITNSRTLVTFYDPPHAGVNAGSSLKSNEFLSIDSAGFYTASRETEKHSVVKIDGELSSIKELHSSNFRPARIAKELSKR